In one window of Prevotella fusca JCM 17724 DNA:
- a CDS encoding helix-turn-helix domain-containing protein — translation MMEMAKDLNMESDEMQLVVSALRGVKKRIVEVAETHKPIFSGELFLTGKEVCERLYISPRTLQDYRDRKVIPYTQIAGKILYKASDLEKMLEENYK, via the coding sequence ATGATGGAAATGGCAAAAGATTTGAACATGGAGAGCGATGAGATGCAGCTGGTTGTCTCGGCACTAAGAGGTGTGAAAAAAAGAATTGTGGAAGTGGCAGAAACGCACAAGCCGATCTTTTCCGGAGAACTTTTCCTTACGGGTAAGGAAGTGTGCGAGCGGCTGTATATCAGTCCCCGTACCTTGCAGGACTATCGCGACCGAAAGGTTATCCCCTACACGCAGATTGCAGGGAAAATCCTCTATAAGGCTTCGGATTTGGAAAAGATGTTGGAGGAGAATTATAAGTGA
- a CDS encoding TetR/AcrR family transcriptional regulator — MQTLKDDIRQRIVAVAREEFIAHGARSTSIRTVARRAGIAAGNVYNYFRSKDELFCEVLRPLLNELNRYILSHNEERHLSIEVFDALDFQNEYIGAMKRMVRLYRLELRLLLFNAEGTSLAGYKERIAEHQLKAGKEYLRLMKARYPHINIDISPFFLHIASSMWVNIFCELVEHEEYDESEVNRALEQYAAYSMAGWRELMKP; from the coding sequence ATGCAGACACTGAAAGACGACATTCGGCAGCGTATCGTTGCCGTAGCGCGCGAGGAATTCATCGCTCACGGCGCACGCAGCACGTCTATCCGCACGGTGGCGCGGCGTGCAGGCATTGCTGCGGGCAACGTGTACAACTACTTCCGCAGCAAGGACGAGCTGTTCTGCGAGGTGTTGCGGCCACTGCTCAACGAGCTGAACCGCTACATTCTGTCGCACAACGAGGAGCGGCACCTTAGCATAGAGGTGTTCGACGCACTCGATTTTCAGAACGAATACATCGGCGCAATGAAGCGAATGGTGAGGCTTTACCGCCTCGAGCTGCGCCTGTTGCTGTTCAATGCCGAAGGCACATCGCTTGCAGGGTACAAGGAGAGAATAGCCGAGCACCAGCTGAAAGCTGGTAAGGAATACCTGCGACTGATGAAAGCGCGCTATCCGCACATCAACATCGACATATCGCCCTTCTTCCTGCACATTGCGAGTTCTATGTGGGTGAACATCTTCTGCGAACTTGTGGAGCACGAGGAGTACGACGAAAGCGAGGTGAACCGTGCGCTCGAGCAGTATGCCGCTTACAGTATGGCAGGGTGGAGAGAACTGATGAAACCGTAG
- a CDS encoding ABC transporter ATP-binding protein, which produces MSLVPFIFLWLVVRTLLTADGNLADTPVWDYAIAAFVVSVANVLLYFAALMLSHLSAFRIETNMRRTAMERLMRVPLGFFDTQNTGRMRKIIDEDSSQTHTFVAHILPDVAGSVVAPIGIIILLLAVDWQLGIAAMVPIVCAFGIMGYMMNPKNNDFQCMYLDAQEKMSAEAVEYVRGIPVVKVFQQTVFSFKRFHDSIINYRDLVIRYTLLWRTPMSAYTIAINAFAFLLVPTGIILIGHGGETAIIVSDMVLYVLIAPIIAANVMKAMHLSQNLFLANEAVDRLEKLTATPPLPESSEPEKASAFDVSLRNVSFRYEVAECDAVSHIDLDIPQGKTVALVGASGSGKTTIARLIPRFWDVREGTLRIGGVDVRHMDKATLMRNVSFVFQNTRLFKTSILENIRYGNPDATIEQVNRAIDLSQSREIIERLPQGLNTVIGAEGTYLSGGEQQRIVLARAILKDAPIVVLDEATAFSDPENEHLIRQAFAHLTCGKTVLMIAHRLTTVQDADNIVVVDKGRIAEQGTHRQLMEQATLYYKMWNEYQKSVAWKL; this is translated from the coding sequence CTGTCGCTCGTACCCTTTATTTTCCTGTGGTTGGTGGTGCGCACGCTGCTCACTGCCGACGGAAACCTTGCCGATACGCCCGTATGGGACTATGCCATTGCGGCGTTCGTGGTGTCGGTGGCGAATGTTCTGCTCTATTTCGCCGCCCTCATGCTCTCGCATCTTTCCGCTTTCCGCATCGAAACCAATATGCGGCGCACTGCCATGGAGCGGCTGATGCGGGTTCCGTTGGGCTTTTTCGACACGCAGAACACGGGGCGCATGCGCAAGATAATAGACGAAGATTCGAGCCAGACCCACACTTTCGTGGCACACATACTGCCCGATGTGGCAGGCAGCGTGGTGGCTCCGATAGGCATTATAATACTTCTGCTTGCCGTAGACTGGCAGTTGGGCATTGCCGCAATGGTGCCGATAGTGTGCGCCTTCGGCATCATGGGCTACATGATGAACCCTAAGAACAACGATTTCCAGTGTATGTACCTCGACGCACAGGAGAAAATGAGTGCCGAAGCCGTGGAATACGTGCGCGGAATACCCGTCGTGAAGGTCTTCCAACAGACGGTGTTCTCGTTCAAACGCTTTCACGACAGCATCATCAACTACCGCGACCTCGTCATCAGATACACCCTTCTGTGGCGCACGCCCATGTCTGCCTACACCATAGCCATCAATGCTTTCGCCTTTCTGCTTGTGCCTACGGGCATCATACTGATAGGGCACGGCGGCGAGACTGCCATCATCGTTTCCGATATGGTGCTGTATGTGCTCATCGCACCCATCATTGCAGCCAACGTGATGAAAGCCATGCACCTCAGTCAGAACCTCTTTCTGGCAAACGAAGCGGTAGACCGATTGGAGAAACTCACCGCCACGCCACCGCTTCCAGAGAGTTCCGAGCCCGAGAAAGCGTCAGCCTTCGACGTCAGCCTGCGCAATGTGTCGTTCCGATACGAAGTGGCGGAGTGCGATGCCGTAAGCCACATCGACCTCGACATACCGCAAGGCAAGACCGTTGCGCTGGTGGGAGCGTCCGGAAGCGGCAAGACAACCATCGCAAGGCTCATTCCACGCTTCTGGGACGTGCGCGAAGGCACTTTGAGAATAGGCGGTGTGGACGTTCGGCACATGGATAAGGCAACGCTGATGCGCAACGTATCGTTCGTGTTTCAGAACACCCGACTGTTCAAGACCTCCATCTTGGAGAACATACGCTACGGCAATCCCGATGCAACCATCGAGCAGGTGAACCGCGCCATAGACCTCTCGCAGAGTCGGGAAATCATCGAGCGGCTACCACAGGGACTGAACACCGTGATAGGAGCGGAGGGAACATACCTCTCCGGCGGCGAACAACAGCGCATAGTGCTTGCCCGTGCCATTCTGAAAGATGCGCCCATCGTGGTGCTCGACGAAGCTACTGCCTTTTCCGACCCCGAAAACGAGCACCTTATCAGGCAGGCATTTGCCCACCTTACTTGCGGGAAAACCGTGCTCATGATAGCCCACCGACTGACCACCGTGCAAGATGCCGATAACATTGTCGTGGTGGACAAGGGCAGAATAGCCGAACAGGGCACTCACCGACAACTCATGGAGCAAGCCACATTATATTATAAGATGTGGAACGAATACCAAAAGTCGGTGGCATGGAAACTATAA